A window of Amphiprion ocellaris isolate individual 3 ecotype Okinawa chromosome 12, ASM2253959v1, whole genome shotgun sequence contains these coding sequences:
- the LOC111583557 gene encoding probable serpin E3 isoform X3, whose amino-acid sequence MPMKYQAAEVSFGQLRTGSDQRYTVLELPFLGRSLSLQVVLPSERKTLLSSLEAQLTQRHLASWVTGLRRTRMDIFLPRFRMQNKFNLRSVLPAMGISDAFNPTAADFTGISAMVLLKRSRAPVFKADRPFLFLLQQVHTGIYFTSYRCFQCFSLEKHPSQGMLFDILVLV is encoded by the exons ATGCCCATGAAGTACCAGGCTGCAGAGGTCAGCTTTG GTCAGCTCAGGACGGGATCGGATCAGCGCTACACGGTTCTGGAGCTGCCGTTCCTGGGCCGCTCCCTGAGCCTGCAGGTGGTTCTACCCAGCGAGAGGAAGACGCTACTGTCCTCCCTGGAGGCTCAGCTCACACAGCGCCACCTAGCGTCCTGGGTCACCGGCCTGCGCAGAACCAGGATGGACATCTTCCTCCCAAG ATTCAGAATGCAGAACAAGTTCAACCTGAGGTCGGTGCTCCCCGCTATGGGCATCAGCGACGCCTTCAACCCCACAGCAGCCGACTTCACCGGGATCTCAG CGATGGTCCTCCTCAAAAGATCCCGAGCTCCAGTTTTCAAAGCAGATCGGCCGTTCTTATTTCTACTGCAACAGGTTCACACAGGTATTTACTTCACATCATACAgatgttttcaatgttttagtCTAGAAAAGCACCCTAGTCAGGGTatgctgtttgacattttagttttagtatga
- the LOC111583557 gene encoding probable serpin E3 isoform X4 produces the protein MPMKYQAAEVSFGQLRTGSDQRYTVLELPFLGRSLSLQVVLPSERKTLLSSLEAQLTQRHLASWVTGLRRTRMDIFLPRFRMQNKFNLRSVLPAMGISDAFNPTAADFTGISAMVLLKRSRAPVFKADRPFLFLLQQVHTVVK, from the exons ATGCCCATGAAGTACCAGGCTGCAGAGGTCAGCTTTG GTCAGCTCAGGACGGGATCGGATCAGCGCTACACGGTTCTGGAGCTGCCGTTCCTGGGCCGCTCCCTGAGCCTGCAGGTGGTTCTACCCAGCGAGAGGAAGACGCTACTGTCCTCCCTGGAGGCTCAGCTCACACAGCGCCACCTAGCGTCCTGGGTCACCGGCCTGCGCAGAACCAGGATGGACATCTTCCTCCCAAG ATTCAGAATGCAGAACAAGTTCAACCTGAGGTCGGTGCTCCCCGCTATGGGCATCAGCGACGCCTTCAACCCCACAGCAGCCGACTTCACCGGGATCTCAG CGATGGTCCTCCTCAAAAGATCCCGAGCTCCAGTTTTCAAAGCAGATCGGCCGTTCTTATTTCTACTGCAACAGGTTCACACAG TGGTGAAATAA
- the LOC111583557 gene encoding probable serpin E3 isoform X2 — MPMKYQAAEVSFGQLRTGSDQRYTVLELPFLGRSLSLQVVLPSERKTLLSSLEAQLTQRHLASWVTGLRRTRMDIFLPRFRMQNKFNLRSVLPAMGISDAFNPTAADFTGISVEEGLYVSDAFHEVRIEVTEDGTKAAAATAMVLLKRSRAPVFKADRPFLFLLQQVHTVVK; from the exons ATGCCCATGAAGTACCAGGCTGCAGAGGTCAGCTTTG GTCAGCTCAGGACGGGATCGGATCAGCGCTACACGGTTCTGGAGCTGCCGTTCCTGGGCCGCTCCCTGAGCCTGCAGGTGGTTCTACCCAGCGAGAGGAAGACGCTACTGTCCTCCCTGGAGGCTCAGCTCACACAGCGCCACCTAGCGTCCTGGGTCACCGGCCTGCGCAGAACCAGGATGGACATCTTCCTCCCAAG ATTCAGAATGCAGAACAAGTTCAACCTGAGGTCGGTGCTCCCCGCTATGGGCATCAGCGACGCCTTCAACCCCACAGCAGCCGACTTCACCGGGATCTCAG TGGAGGAGGGTCTCTATGTGTCTGATGCCTTCCATGAAGTCAGGATAGAAGTCACGGAGGACGGGACCAAAGCAGCTGCTGCTACTG CGATGGTCCTCCTCAAAAGATCCCGAGCTCCAGTTTTCAAAGCAGATCGGCCGTTCTTATTTCTACTGCAACAGGTTCACACAG TGGTGAAATAA
- the LOC111583557 gene encoding probable serpin E3 isoform X1, translating to MPMKYQAAEVSFGQLRTGSDQRYTVLELPFLGRSLSLQVVLPSERKTLLSSLEAQLTQRHLASWVTGLRRTRMDIFLPRFRMQNKFNLRSVLPAMGISDAFNPTAADFTGISVEEGLYVSDAFHEVRIEVTEDGTKAAAATAMVLLKRSRAPVFKADRPFLFLLQQVHTGIYFTSYRCFQCFSLEKHPSQGMLFDILVLV from the exons ATGCCCATGAAGTACCAGGCTGCAGAGGTCAGCTTTG GTCAGCTCAGGACGGGATCGGATCAGCGCTACACGGTTCTGGAGCTGCCGTTCCTGGGCCGCTCCCTGAGCCTGCAGGTGGTTCTACCCAGCGAGAGGAAGACGCTACTGTCCTCCCTGGAGGCTCAGCTCACACAGCGCCACCTAGCGTCCTGGGTCACCGGCCTGCGCAGAACCAGGATGGACATCTTCCTCCCAAG ATTCAGAATGCAGAACAAGTTCAACCTGAGGTCGGTGCTCCCCGCTATGGGCATCAGCGACGCCTTCAACCCCACAGCAGCCGACTTCACCGGGATCTCAG TGGAGGAGGGTCTCTATGTGTCTGATGCCTTCCATGAAGTCAGGATAGAAGTCACGGAGGACGGGACCAAAGCAGCTGCTGCTACTG CGATGGTCCTCCTCAAAAGATCCCGAGCTCCAGTTTTCAAAGCAGATCGGCCGTTCTTATTTCTACTGCAACAGGTTCACACAGGTATTTACTTCACATCATACAgatgttttcaatgttttagtCTAGAAAAGCACCCTAGTCAGGGTatgctgtttgacattttagttttagtatga